A region of the Patescibacteria group bacterium genome:
CGTTTAGAACCTGTTATGGATCGGAAAACTGCGAGGCGTATTCTGATTGGGAAAATGTAACTCACAATCTAAAATCATTCACAAAATTGTGTTCGGAAGACACGGTGGGATGTGAAGCACTAATTGATACACAGAATAACAGTAATCCGTTTACACAGGTATACGGCAGTGGAGTGCTTAGCGCCGAAACTATTCCGATTGATCAAGTGGTTACACTGATTAATGATCCGGATAAATATTGTGCTGCCGAGGATAAAGGGTGTAAAAAACTCGGTAAACCAATCATTGATGCGAATAACAATCTTGTTTCTTATGAAGATACCTATTTAAAGGACAACCCGGAAGATTATGATGATATCTGGTGTGGTCAAACCGAGGTAGGTTGTGAGGAATACGGCTTTTCAGATAGCGGTGGTAAAACATTTTTCAAACAACCAAACGGCCGGACGTGTGAATACAAGCAACTACTGGGGACATATGAATTTAATTGGTATGTTGTCGGCACCGAAGAGGTCTGCGATCAGACACCAACTCCGCCTAATCCGGCGATTCCAGCATTTGTTTGTACGGAAGGAGCACTAGGCGGACCGCCGGCAGGGACAATTTGTGATCCGGAAAATCCAGTCGCCTGTACAGGATCAAGCACCTGCATACCGTGGGTCGGTTTGTGCGACTCGAAAGCTAACGGATGCACGGCGTATAGCGATCCGATGGATCCGGTTGGCTGTCAGCCAAACTGCCCGTTTGAAAACGGAGCGTTTTATGATGAAAATTGCGTGGAGACGCCGGGCGGACTTCCGGGATGTGCGACATACTACAATATAAAATCAACAGTTGATTCAACCAGTTGTAACGGTGTGGTCAACGAAGAAAAGGGATGTAAGCTGTTTAGTGACACGCAACAATCTCTCAACTATTCAGCGGATTTAAGTCCGGATGGTATAAAAAATTATTGTGATCTTACTGATCCATCAACTTATGGAAATGAATGCGATGTTGATGCTGATTGCGGAACCGGAATTTGTTTCCCGAATCCGGAATTTGGAGCGCCGGTATTGGGCAGAGACGGCACTTGCGTCGGCGGGACGAACCCGGGTGATCCTTGCACTAATGCAGCGGATTGTCTTGATGCAGGTGTCTGTGATCCATATGCCATTACTGCCGAGAGTCCGTCGCTTGATTCCAACACTGTATTGAAGGTGAAAAGAGACCGGGTTTGTGAAGAATGGCTATATTGTAAAACTTCATTTGAAGTGGACGACGAAACGGATACCGACGGTGACGGCAAAACAAAAGAAGATGTTTGTTTTGAAATCGGTCTGTGCGATGAGGCTGGGTCAAACGGTTCCTGTGCCAGCACGATTGATACGGCGCCGGTCAATGTAACCGGCGATACCCCGGCGTATCCTCTGGATGAATTCCAGAACCTTTCCGGTTTTGTCAGCGCCGGTCTGCATTATGGCTGTCGAACCGACCATTCTGTGGCTTGCACGGTTGCCACCGAAGCTACTGCCTGCGCCGGCTATGGGGATGAATGCGATATTATTGAAGGATACTATCCTTATTCGGAGATGTATGAAGTAGGGTTGGGCGGAGCGGTAACCAAGGATTTGGTACGTTTTGGCAATTTTGAATCTGACGCATTATCCCAGTTTATGGTTTGTAGTTCAGATATGGGGAATAAAGATTCTTCTTGTATTATAAATGAACACTGTATACCAGATGAGGATTCGCCAACTGATCCTGATTGTCTTGATGTAAATGATGAACAAACATGGACAACTCTTTACCCGAATATTGGAATGGACAGTGCTATTTCAGTTGTTGAAGGAGATACGATCAAAGATGGAAATGCGGCACTCGATGAAAACAACTATCTGCTTTATACGGCAGGATCACTGGGGGTGTGCGATAGTGACTCAACTAACGAAGGAACGCTATGTACCCTAGCCGGTACTGAATGTACTGGCGGGGGACTTTGTTCGTTCACTGGATTGGGTGTGAAGACCAGCTTGGGAACGAATATATTAAATAAAGCTGAATATATTGCCAGTCTTGATTTCCGATTTATCAATATGCCTGAAGCAGGGCAGGAACAAATTTCAATCTCTCTTGCACAAATTGATAGTTTCACCGGCAATATTGTTGGAGAAAATATTTTAGGCTATTTCGATGGTTCAACCGGCTGGACGGAGCAAATTCTGAAACCGGTGGTGGTTACGGGTATACCGGATGAAAATGCGGAAACTTTCCTTTTGATTAGAAGTATGAGTGGTAATGTTCCCTTTGCTATCGATAATGTTTCTATGAAGCCGGCACTGACAGTGAAAGCATCTGAATCAGCCGGAATTCGTGGTGATTATTACACTCTTATCTATGATAATTCAGGTATTCCCGGTCTGTCATATAGTTATTCAGGTACAACTACATATACTGGAACTGATCTTCAAATCAATGAATATGAATATTGTGTCCATGGTGATTATGCATATCTACCACCACTTTGTACAGTACATAATGTACCTACAGGGCAAAGATGGTCTACTCCAAATGAGACTACGACATGGAATGGCGGAATCCTAATTGACTCCAGCGGTTTCCATACGGTATTTGTGAATATTAACGACGGTTTCAGGCTCTATGTTGATGATATGGTTACACCAATATTTGACCAATATGGCGGTGGTGTTGCAACTCAAGGGTATATGTTTAGCGGATATTTTACCGCCGGGTGGCATCCTATAAAACTCGAGTGGATTAATAATGGAGATGACGGCGGTGTGCAGCTAGGGAGTGTGGCCGGTACTTATACAAACAATGATTGTAATGGAACCATTCTTCCTAATTTCTGCCAGCGCTATTTTGACGGTGTTGATCAAGGACCAATCGGAGCGGATATTGCTGATGGTGCTCGCGATTTCCCGATACCTTTGAATTATATAATCGGTCCAAGCCATCTGACAACACAACTTGATAGGGTATTCGGCACATATTTAGGAACGCATGTCAGTGAGTATCTGGATTACGATGCCGCGAGCATGGGCCCGCACTTGATTGACGTAACTGGTGCAGATGAGAAAATAGCGGTGCGCTGGACCGGAAAACTGCTAGTGGAAACAGCCGGTAATCATCAGTTCCAACTGCAACACGACGACGGAGTTAGGTTCTTTATAGATGACCTCGATACGCCAATCCCAGCTTCAAATGTGTGGAGTGATGGGAGTGGTACGGTTACATTTACTGTCAATGGACTTGATACCGGATCGCATCCAATAAAAATAGAATATTACCAAAATGAAGGAAATTCCAGTTTAAGTTTCTTATGGCAACCACCGGGAGCACCGGGGATGACAGTCGTTCCGACAACAAATTTATCAACGACAGATGGTGATCAACAATATATCAAACGCTCCTGCCGTGCTTATCCTAGGGAGGATTCGGAAGTCTGCCAATATACCAACAGCGACCTGGTGCAGTTCAACGGCTGGCAGGGGTACTGTATTGAGACAGACCCGACCAACCCGAATAAATGTATCACCTGGTGGCCGGTAGATGCGATCTCCGGCGAGTCCAGTGTATTCGGTACAGTGGAACCGGCCGGTTATCAAGGCAGGAGACCTCTTTATATGTGCGTGGAGTCAACTGGTAATTATAATGAAACAAGTACGTTTAATGACTTAATGGTTAATGGCGCGCAGTCATCTTGTCCGGATGATGAAGAGGGAGACATTAACATGCCGGTTTCAGAAATGCTCGGTCAGTTTTATGGGTATCGTCATCCGATAAAAACAAATTGGGCAAATATTCAGGCTGGTGCGGATAGTGATTGTGATGGTGGAGAAGATACAGCCTGTGGCATGGTAGAGAATCATGCTCCTTGTAGAGTAATTGGTGGAGGAACAAGCGCGAATCTCTATGGCTTTTGCGGCTGTACTGGTGGGGCAACAATGAGTTATTTAGTTGTCGATGCTTTAGAACAGGATAAATTCTATGAATGGGAAATAGACCGAATTGAATGGACGGCACAAAGATCAAGTCATGGCGATTGGCCACAGGGTCAAACAACTTGGATCGCAAATAAAGCAAATGATTGGACAGTGCAGGGAGATGAAAGTAACTGGTTCAAAGATAAAGACGCATCGATTGAATGCGGTTCTCAAAACTGTTTCAATTTCAAAGTAAATTTTGACGGTAATCAATTGTTAGACAGTTTCAGAGTGCATATGGTTGATGGAAGTCAAGCTTGGGGTGGTATGTGGGTAACAGGTACGATATATTTGCGTGATGTTTGTAAGGAAGTCGCTAAAGTTGTCAGTTCAACCGACGACAGTGCATGGGCGCAAAGAACAGCATCTGCCAGCTCATATATCATTCAGGACCTTTTATATTCTTACAGTTCTGACGCTGCACCGTTTGGCGCAATGGTTGCCGGAGCAGGTGCTGATCCGGGTGAATCGTGGGGCAAAGATTCTTCTGGTCTACTACCGGTATTACTTGAAGGACTTGATAGTTCACCATCGCCTGCAGTAAACAACACCAGGCTGGGGCAGTCGTACAGCTGTAGTGCAAGATGTAATAATAGCCCCACTACTTATTGTGAAGTAAACGCGGATTGTCCTCTAGGTGGTTTATGCGATCGTACCAGTTGTGTGCCAAAAGTTTGTTTTGGTGGAGCTAACGATTCAGTACATCGCAGTGTACAATATTCCTGTTCTTCGGATGCGGATTGTCAGGGAACAGAAGATGATCGCGCAGTCTGTGTAGGAGTTGGTTTATGTAGTGGTGATCAGACGATTGAATGTACGACTGATACAGATTGCGGAACAGCAGGTTCATGTGTTGGCGCTGATGCGAAGCTGAAGGGTGATGGGCCAGTAAATACAGGAAATGCATGGGCTCTAGAAAGGTTACAAAGAATATTTGCCAATGTCTATGGATCATGGCGCTGGGATGATGCAACTGGTTCTTATGTTGATGTCCCTGATTTTGGCGGTTCGTGGAGACAGGTATGGAATGATAAATTCGATAATATGGTTTTATGTAATTTAAACGGAACAGGACCGCGCCCAATTTGGCCAGGACCAGAAACTGACTACTGCGCGATTTTACCGAAGGTTAGTAATATACTGGTCAACGGAACAACCGGCGATGTGGTGATGAATGGTGGAGGTTCAGTTACACTGTCGTTTACCAGTTTTGTTGATGCTGAGCAGGAGGAGTTGAAGAATATAATTGTGGACTGGGGTGATGGTTCAACGCCAACCTCTATTGTGTGGAATGGCGCGCCGAAATCTGATCCGAGTCAACCGCATCTATTCTCACATACCTATGATGATGTTGTTGGTCCAGGGGCGGGGGAATACCAGATTGAAATCATGCTGAAAGACAATTGGGGTTTCTGCAACAATGCTGTTTTGCCTCCGGGTCCAAATTATAGACAATGTGATATTAATGGATTATTTCCTTACCATGAGTATACAGAATATGACGGTATAATCCGTGTCTACCCAAGCTAAGCAAAATAAATAATGTTCAGAAAGAATTTTTCTCGATTCAGAAAAGCACTGTTACCAATTATTGGTGTATTGCTTTTAGTTGTGTTTGTCGGGTTGTTGATGCCAGGGGAAACAAAAGCAAATTGGGTTGCAGATGGATTTATCAGTGTCATTGGTTCGTTCGGCGGTAAAATACTGGAGTTACTCGGTGCATTGCTCGGTCTGCTGATTGAAATGACGATCAAGATATTCCGCTTCAATAATTTCGTCAATATGAAAGCTCCACCGGCGGTGCATATCGGTTGGACAATCGTCAGAGATCTGTCCAACATGATGTTTATCGTAATACTGATCGTGATTGCTTTCGGTACCATTATGAAGATCCAGGCATACCATGCCCGCAGTCTTTTGACGAAAATGATTATCATGATAATCCTGATAAATTTCAGCAAGACAATCACAGGATTGTTTGTGGATTTCTCACAGGTGATCATGCTGACATTTGTGGATTCGTTCAGTGATTCAGCTCCGATTGTGCTTACGGTCGGCCTGAATTTGAATCAAATGGTCAGTTTTGCCAAGGAAACGGATGGAAAATTAGGGGTTGTATCTGTGCTAGTTGCGGTTTTTCTGGCTAACGCCATGCTGGTGGTCGCGATTGCGGTCATCCTTGCCATGCTGGTTATCCTTATCTATAGAATCCTGAATATTTGGATTTTAGTTATACTTTCCCCGATAGCTTATGTTGCATCGGTCCTACCTAACACGTCGCGGTATGCCTCCAGATGGTGGTCGGAGCTGGGAAAGAATCTCTCATCCGGACCGATTTTGGCTTTCTTTTTATGGTTGTCGCTTTCCATCATTTCCACCAGCGCCGGTGCGCCGATTGATTTATCTGATCCGAGCATTGGTGGAATAACCAACGAACCTATTTCTGATGAGCTTGATGATACACAACTGCCGAAAGGTGCTTCGGCAATTATGAATACTCAGAACATGTTCAACTACATAATTACCATCGCCCTTTTATTAACCGGAATCATGTTGACACAAGAGTTAGGGGTGATGGGAGGAAGTACAGCTGCTAAATTCCCGGCTATGGCGAAAAAAATCGGCATGGGCGCCGTCACCAAGCCGTTTAGTAAAGGATCACAAGCATGGGCATGGGGTGCCAGAAAGATCAGAGCCGGCGGAATAGGCAAGAAGAATGCGGAAGGAAGGGGTTTTATGCAAGGAGTTGATCTGAATCCGGCAAGTGTGCTTCGCACCATGAAGGGTGGTTTTGACCGAAAACGCGATCAGGAAGAACGTACAGGAAGGGTTGAAACCGGCAGAAGGCTGGAACAAGGAGGATTTACGGGAGGGATATTGGGGGCGGGATCATCATCCTGGGTGGATAATTATGCCCAAGGGTTTTTATATAATAAAGGTATTAAGCATCTGTTTAAAGGAAAGCAAGGTGATATTACGGCTATGGATACGGAAAGACACCGCCAGGAAGAAGAAATGAAAAAACTGCAGGAAATGAGTCAACAGCAAAATACCACGGAAGCATATACTGATATAGCTGGTGGCGATTTGGATCATGCCGTTGGGGAGGTTGAGAGTATTGATTTTGAAATTAAAGGGATAAAAGTTCAGGCCGAGGCGGCAGATAACGTTTATCATACACCCGATAATCTGGATGCGGAGGCATTGGAAATTGAAAATCAAGTTAGTAGCGGTATGTTGTTACCGGGTGATATTAAATCACTTGAAGCGCAATCAAAAGTCCTCCGTAAGCAATCTGCAGATACCGGGGACATTAAACTTTCTGAAGAGGCGGATGCAATTGATGTAAGGATCGGGGCCGGTGTGTTGTCTGATGACGAAAAAGGTTATCTTGCAGAATCCGCCAAAGCTAAACGTGCGGAAGCTAATCGACTCCGTGAAAGTCGCAGATTGGCAGAGGGCCAAGAGAAACCGTCCGATCTGGACGATCAGGCATTTCAGATCCAGAATACAATTAGTTCTGGTGTTTGGACGCCGGAACAAATACAATCAATCAAAAGAGAAGCCAATGATAAACGTGAGGAAGCAGAAGTAATCAGAAGAGAAGATCCTACTGGGGCTGATGCAGTGGCACAAGCAAGGGTGGCTGCCTTGGAAAAAGAAGCTGGTGAAATAGATACACTAGTTGATCCGGCTGCAAAGAAATTGGATGAAATGGAAGAGCTCAAAGCAAAAGCTAAAGCCAAACGTGATGAAGCAGCAGCAACTACGGATACTACAAAGCAAATAGCTTTGGAAAAAGAAGCGGTTGATATAGAGGCAGAAATCAAAGATGTTGAAGTATCGCCGGGAGAAAGTTCGCGACTATTTTCGATTGCTGAAGCTAAACGCAAGGATTCAGAAAAACTACGAGCCGTAGAACCGGCAGAAAGAATAGCGGAATTGAGTGCCCGACGAGAAAAAGCAATAGCGGAAAAAGCAAAGAAACAGTCGGAGTTAGACGAATTCAACAATATGACAGATGGGATAGATGCTAGTGGTAAAAAAGTAACAAGATCGGAAAGACAGCGTGAATTTGCACGAGCTAGACTGAAAGAAATGGCTGCGGAAAAGGAAGCGGCCCGCCAAGCTCTGTTGGATGGTGGACTTAGCGATGCTCAAAAAGATGACAGAAATAGTCAAATCAAAGCTAAAGACATAAAGATAAAAGTAGTTACTGATGATATAAATAGGAAAGCTGCTTTAGGCGAAAGTACAGATCTTTTGAGAAAAATGCTGGCAGAGCTGAAAAAAGACAGAAACGCTTTACAAGTTGATGAAACTACGGGAAAAGTTAGCGATAACGCCAAGGCAACTGACAAAGAAAGAGAAGCCAACGAGCCGCAGATAGAATTTTTGAAAAAAGAAGCGGATAAATTCAATGAAATCGCAGGCAGGGAAGATATGGATGAGACTGTGCGGAAAAACTATGCGGACGAAGCAGCAAAAAAACATAAAATAATTGTTGATCTTGAGGAAAGAATCAAAGAAGAATCCGCCTTTCGCCCGATCGACTTTTTAGCAAACTTAGAAAGAAGAAGCATGGTTAGTGAAGCAGCAAGAAAGATAGATACTACTAACGAAGACGAATTGATGGCATTGATGCAAAATGCTGTTGCGAGGGGGAATGTAACAGATGCATCTGCGGTGGCAATGTCGGCGGCAAAAGCAGCGCATTTAAATGAAGTGGTTATGGATCATCGTGCGCAATCGGACTGGTATGAAGATGTGGACGGCAAGCTTACAACAATTAAGTCAGATGGGGCTAGGATGGTTTTCAAAGCCGGCCAGTCCATGTCAGCCGGTATTGAGGGCCTGCATGTATTTATGAATGAAATATTTGAGAAACAACTGGGCTATAGTCATCAATCTACATTGGCGCTGGAGAGTGATTTATCGAGCGCGGCGGAACATGTTGAACATTGGACTTTTGGACAAGCAGTTGGCACATCTCCTGATGGTCAGTTTAAGCAGAGATCCCGCGCGGAACAAGGCGCGAGAGTGGCGACAGAAAGATCCAAAAGAGATCCCGCAGCTTTATACCGCCTCGGTAACCGGCTCTCACTTTCTACTGAAATGTGGAAGGATGACTCCGACCATACTAAAGGACGCGAGTCGGTACTCAATGAATATGCTGTTCCGGAAATTATGAATTGGCAAAGATATTCATTTCTTGCTGAGAGACAGAATATAAATGCTAATGCGGCAAAGCATTTACTTGGTGAAAGAAATAAACCGCTATTTGACCTTATGAGGGAAAAGGCAATAAGTAAAGGTACATTTGATGGGGATGTGAAGGCAGGAGGAAAGGGTGGATTCAGAAAATTATACGATGACTTACTAATACTTGCTCAATCGGAGGATAAGGAAAGCGGAACTCAGGCTGATATTAGAAGATCACAACAATTGATGAGGAGTTTACGTATGTTAAAGTAAAGGGATAATAATATGACTGATAAAATAAATACAAATAATATACCGGATTTAGAAGATTTAAAATTACTTGAAAAATACAAGGAATATATTGATTATGTTGAATTTAACAACGAGATAGCACTGGCCAAAGATATCTCCGACATGCTGCTTGCTCTGTTCGGGCATACCCCGAATTTCAATGTAAAAAATCCGGATTTATTTAAGGAATATCAGTCTATTTTAATCCGCGCGCGCTGGGTCGCTCTTCCACTTCTGAAAGACCCGGATGTATTGGAGATGTTTGAAAAATATTACATGGAAGGGATGGCAATGTCGGAATTGGTGGATATCCAGGAAAAACTGAAAATTAATTTATTGAATCACTTATTACCGGAGGATCGGGATAAGCTGAAACTGGCAATCAGAAAAGCTTTGGAAAGAAATGTCCAGTTAATAACGAAAGACAAGCTTCAGGCGGATGAGGAAAAAAGAGATCCGACAATTGCAAATTGGATTTTGGATTTTACTTCAGAATTGGGGACCAATATGTTTGACCGGGTAAAGGAGAACCAATATTTTGTAAATGGAAATAATACAAAAAAACTGTCAGAAACGGAAAAAACAAATCTGAGAGTACTACTTAATATCTATCGCCGTTGTGGCAGATCGTCTTTGACTCTTGAGGGAAATGAAGAACCAATTCCAGTTGATACAGAAAACAGAGTCGGTACCATCCGCGAAGGCCAGTTTGAAGAGATAAAAATGAAGGATTGGATAGCATTGGTGGAAAAGATGAAAAGTATCCGTAACATGAATTATAATGTTGATGATGCGCCGGCGGAAATGACCGAAACGGAGAAAGAATTACAGCGGGAAAAACTGATTATGGAATTTCTCGGATCAGAAGGGGAGAGGATTATGATCCATAACGAGGAGAACAGCCTCGAGGAGACTAGTAATACAGGATTACAGGCGCTTGTTTCGATACTGATGGATGCGGTAGATCGGAAAGATAAATACAAAGCAATAGCTGCATTGCGCGTAATCGCGGATAAGGGTAATTTGACGGAAGAATTTAAACTGAATGAAAGAGTCAGCGCATTGGCTAAAGAAATATTGCAAAAGCAATACAAACCGGAAATAACCGCTGATTTTCAGCGTAATGGTTTCACGGCGCCCTATTTAAGTATATTTCTACAGCATATATTCCGGGAGAAAATGAATCTGGATGATGCGGAGTCCGCCCGATTTGGCGTACAGCTGGAAAATATTTTGGTGGAAAAGGGGCAGACATCCGTACAGGGGATGGTCTATGGTGATTTGATGAGCGGAAAATATATGTGGCAAGCAATAAAAGATGAAGGAGTTAAACTGTCAATTCCGGATCAGATCTAGTTACTTATTGGCAACTAAAAAACAGACTGGAAAGCCTGTTTTTTGTTGGGTTTACAATTAATTAGTCAGGAGTAAAATGTAATTATAATGCGAAGAATATATATTCTATCAGAAAAAAATATAGCTGAGTATTTATTGAACCAAGTCAATAAATCGCTTCCTTTCAGGTTATTAAAAATTACCGAAGTCACGGAGATAACTAAATATACTAACGCTAGTTTTGTTTACCGGGTGCACTGCATTACCAATCAGGGGAAAAAGACTTTATTTCTTAAGCAGTCAGATGGTTATACGAAAAGAAACAGGAGAATTCGCGTGGATCCCGAGAGGGTAATAATTGAAGGAGAAAAGCTGAAGTTATTAGAATCATTGTTTGGTAAAGGAATTGTGCCTTTGGTATTATATGTTGATCTGAAAAATTATATTTTGGTGATGGATGATATTCAGGGGAAAAAGAAGATACTGATCGAAGAATTTGATCAGCATAAAGTGTATCCTCAGCTGGCACGGAAATTTGGCATTTTTTTTGGCACTCTGCACGGTAAAACATATAACACCCCACCCGTTTTCAACCGCTCGGCCTGGCAAAAAAGAATTTATCGTCTATGGAGAAACTGGATTCTATTTGGAGCGAAAAAGATCCTGCCCGATAAAACAATTCGTGCGTTTATCCGACAGTCTGATCGGGCAAAAAAATCCTTGATCTGGGGAGATCCGGTCAACAAAAATATCTTTGTTAATCGGCAAAATTTTTCGGTACTGGATTTTGATTTTGCTATGTATCACGATCCTGCTCTGGATAACGGGGTGTTTCTGGCGCACTGGGTTATAAAAATGTTGGAAGGAAAAAAGAAAATTGCCATTGATTGCCGGAATTTTATCATAAATTTCACCAAAGCATATCTTAAAACAACTATGACCATGGGTTTGTCAGTGCAAGAGCGCGACGGCATTATGAAAAGAACCATTGTCTGGACGGGTGTTTACATGGTCTCTCGTACGGACGGGCGGTCGGGCTCTTATTACAAAAAGTCACCGGTCTGGGAAAGCCAAATCAGAGAAACAGGTTTGGCGCTAATTACAAAGAAAAAAAATAATACCGCTGATTGGTTTAGAAAAGCTTTGACAAAATAAAACACCCCGCGCACCGTACCAAAATCAATCAGTACGAAACGCGGGGGAAAAGGTGAGGGCGCCAGGTTTTACGCCAAGGCGCCAGCGAAAAGGAGCAGGGTGCCGATCGTGGCGAAAGGTCCATCACCGCGATGGTTCTTTACCGAAATCAGCAGACACGCTAGTGCGAGCACTAGCACGATAGGCTTGACGAAGCGCATTGTCAGCCTTCCTTGGTGAGGAATTCCACGGCCATCTCTTCGTTTTCGTGGAAGGCCAGCCATTTGTCGGCCGGCGACCACAGGCCGAGCGTCCGCAGAGCGTACATTTGGTCACGCGACCAACCGAACAGCACGACCTTCTTGGCCCGTCCCTCCTTGGCCAGAGACTTGCGGTTCCAAGCGAGGATCGGCACAAGGTGTGCGATGGTTCCTTCGCGACCGGAGAAGAACAGGAAAGCGTCGGATCGGGACGCCCAGATGCCGAGACGAAGGCTCCAGGTGACGAAAGGATCCGCCACGCCTCCTTGACGGTATTCCCTCGGAAGGGATTGGGCGATGATGTTGCAGTCCGTGATCGTCCGAATACTCCCGACATGGACAGTGCGGAGGGGAGCCGCAATGTGACCATGACAGAGGATGCCAGACTCATCAAAGATCCGGACGAGATCGCCCTGGATGCCCACGTTGGCTTCCCAGCGCTTCTGATTGAGAAGTATCGCGATTTTCATCGCGGCTTCAGCAAAGCTACCGCCACCGAGGTCGCGGTCCCCCTGAATGAACACTCTTTTTCCCATTGTCACTTGCCTCCGGGACGGTGGTGATTCTAAACCAGCCAGAATAATTTCTGGACTAGTTGTGCTCTATGTCAATGTGCCAGTAAAATGGGCACTCCTCTAAAAACGAATTATTTCACTTTC
Encoded here:
- a CDS encoding phosphotransferase; the encoded protein is MRRIYILSEKNIAEYLLNQVNKSLPFRLLKITEVTEITKYTNASFVYRVHCITNQGKKTLFLKQSDGYTKRNRRIRVDPERVIIEGEKLKLLESLFGKGIVPLVLYVDLKNYILVMDDIQGKKKILIEEFDQHKVYPQLARKFGIFFGTLHGKTYNTPPVFNRSAWQKRIYRLWRNWILFGAKKILPDKTIRAFIRQSDRAKKSLIWGDPVNKNIFVNRQNFSVLDFDFAMYHDPALDNGVFLAHWVIKMLEGKKKIAIDCRNFIINFTKAYLKTTMTMGLSVQERDGIMKRTIVWTGVYMVSRTDGRSGSYYKKSPVWESQIRETGLALITKKKNNTADWFRKALTK